The following are encoded together in the Gordonia insulae genome:
- the efeO gene encoding iron uptake system protein EfeO — protein sequence MNPRITTPIALLSLGVAAPLLLAGCTSKEGTDDAIAVTSTNDACDLASSEAQTGNVNFAVTNNGSKVTEFYVYGNNNRVLGEVENIGPGLSGNLTVDVTDPGTYTVACKPGMVGTGIRKEITVTGEKKAKEEVPADVNAAKARYLDYVRGQVNGLAAQTQIFVDHVNAGELDQARAMFGQVRTFYERIEPVAESFPDLDPAVDMRWDDTEDGQQPFTGFHRVERGLWPPQPAEVGEAPGQIAPADAANAKAQDNEAAIKQAANDLLANVNKLKTEVDKPDFTFETSQFVQGPQALIDEIAATKVGGEEDRYSHTDLWDFAANVDGAETLIAEMQPMISAKDPALMDKITAQFADVRTAINQYRDGDGYVTYTQVTEAQRKELSNKIDALSASLSQVPGLVLG from the coding sequence GTGAATCCGAGAATCACCACGCCGATCGCGTTGCTGTCGCTGGGTGTGGCCGCGCCGCTGCTGCTGGCCGGCTGCACATCCAAGGAGGGCACCGATGATGCGATCGCCGTGACCTCGACCAACGATGCGTGTGACCTCGCCTCCAGCGAGGCGCAGACCGGCAACGTGAACTTCGCGGTGACCAACAACGGCTCCAAGGTCACCGAGTTCTACGTGTACGGCAACAACAATCGCGTCCTCGGCGAGGTCGAGAACATCGGTCCCGGCCTCTCGGGCAACCTGACCGTGGATGTCACCGACCCCGGCACGTACACGGTCGCGTGCAAGCCGGGCATGGTCGGCACCGGTATCCGCAAGGAGATCACCGTCACCGGCGAGAAGAAGGCCAAGGAAGAGGTCCCGGCCGACGTCAACGCCGCCAAGGCCCGCTACCTCGACTATGTGCGTGGCCAGGTCAACGGGCTGGCCGCGCAGACCCAGATCTTCGTCGACCACGTCAACGCCGGCGAACTCGACCAGGCGCGCGCCATGTTCGGCCAGGTACGCACCTTCTACGAGCGCATCGAACCGGTCGCCGAATCGTTCCCCGACCTCGACCCCGCAGTCGACATGCGCTGGGATGACACCGAGGACGGTCAGCAGCCGTTCACCGGTTTCCACCGCGTGGAACGCGGTTTGTGGCCGCCGCAGCCCGCCGAGGTCGGCGAGGCACCCGGCCAGATCGCACCCGCCGACGCCGCCAACGCCAAGGCGCAGGACAACGAGGCCGCCATCAAGCAGGCCGCCAACGATCTGCTGGCCAATGTGAACAAACTCAAGACCGAGGTCGACAAACCCGACTTCACCTTCGAGACAAGCCAATTCGTGCAGGGACCCCAGGCGCTGATCGACGAGATCGCCGCCACCAAGGTCGGCGGCGAGGAAGACCGCTACTCCCACACCGACCTGTGGGACTTCGCCGCCAACGTCGACGGCGCCGAAACCCTGATCGCGGAGATGCAACCGATGATCTCGGCCAAGGACCCGGCGCTGATGGACAAGATCACCGCCCAGTTCGCCGACGTCCGCACCGCCATCAACCAGTACCGCGATGGCGACGGGTACGTCACCTACACCCAGGTCACCGAGGCGCAGCGCAAGGAACTGTCCAACAAGATCGACGCCCTGTCGGCATCACTGTCGCAGGTGCCGGGACTGGTGCTGGGATAG
- the efeU gene encoding iron uptake transporter permease EfeU, with the protein MEYLAAGGAPSIFAQMFGSGLIGLREGLETGIVVMILVAFVVKSDRRDALKWIWTGVAAALVMVVGIFLIIHLGTSTVTTLTAELIAGLASLVAVAIVTFMVLWMSKAAVHISSDLKSGMSEALVAGGASVLTLSFLAVGREGFETALLMVGYAESVSGGLWPLLGLVLGILVAVIVTVLLYRGAVRLDFHKFFLYTGIFLIFVAAGILSYGVRALQTVGWLPGSNSLAFDISEHYDQSSWYGTVLAGIFNVRPDPTVLQVVAWCLYVVIVLFFFLRANRPRRAAPPTSGSPSQAPAATDAGT; encoded by the coding sequence ATGGAGTATTTGGCTGCGGGCGGCGCGCCCTCGATTTTCGCGCAGATGTTCGGCAGCGGACTGATCGGACTTCGCGAAGGCCTCGAAACGGGCATCGTGGTGATGATCCTGGTGGCCTTCGTGGTGAAGTCGGATCGCCGGGACGCCCTGAAATGGATTTGGACCGGCGTGGCCGCGGCCCTGGTGATGGTGGTCGGGATCTTCTTGATCATCCACCTGGGTACGTCGACGGTGACCACGCTGACCGCCGAGTTGATCGCGGGTCTGGCGTCGCTGGTCGCTGTGGCGATCGTCACGTTCATGGTGCTGTGGATGAGCAAGGCCGCCGTGCACATCTCCTCGGACCTCAAGAGCGGGATGTCGGAGGCGCTCGTGGCCGGCGGTGCGTCGGTGCTCACGTTGTCGTTCCTGGCGGTCGGCCGGGAGGGTTTCGAGACCGCATTGTTGATGGTCGGCTACGCCGAGAGTGTCTCCGGTGGACTATGGCCGCTGCTCGGACTGGTGCTGGGCATCCTGGTCGCGGTGATCGTGACGGTGTTGCTCTATCGCGGTGCGGTGCGACTCGACTTCCACAAGTTCTTCCTCTACACGGGGATCTTCCTGATCTTCGTCGCCGCGGGCATCTTGTCCTACGGTGTCCGCGCCCTGCAGACCGTCGGCTGGCTGCCCGGGTCGAACTCCCTGGCCTTCGACATCTCCGAGCACTACGACCAGTCGTCCTGGTACGGCACGGTGTTGGCGGGCATCTTCAACGTGCGCCCGGACCCGACAGTGCTCCAGGTGGTCGCGTGGTGCCTGTACGTGGTGATCGTGCTGTTCTTCTTCCTCCGTGCGAACCGGCCGCGTCGGGCAGCCCCACCGACCAGCGGTTCGCCATCGCAAGCCCCGGCAGCCACTGACGCCGGTACCTGA
- a CDS encoding lytic transglycosylase domain-containing protein, whose translation MRVRHGAGRRLLLTPVIIGATALVASACLDLPSMNRPDIPDGIPPGAGAPTPYIDINAPGRTAELMREWAGPIADSTGIPLIALEAYGNAAEIQRQQHPECGLAWTTLAGVAAVESKHGTHHGTDIAANGDTSPPIRGVALDGTKGNMQIHDTDGGRMDGDATHDRAMGPFQFIPETWNRYGVDANGDGKADPDNIDDAALSAARYLCVSSGGDMTTPEGWENAVKVYNNSTQYVLDVRDRANAYSINVRY comes from the coding sequence ATGAGGGTGAGGCATGGAGCCGGCAGGCGATTGCTGCTGACTCCGGTGATCATCGGGGCGACGGCGTTGGTCGCCTCGGCCTGCTTGGATCTGCCGTCGATGAACCGGCCCGACATCCCTGATGGCATCCCGCCGGGTGCCGGCGCGCCCACCCCGTACATCGACATCAACGCCCCGGGGCGGACCGCCGAGCTGATGCGCGAGTGGGCGGGTCCCATCGCCGACTCGACGGGTATCCCGCTGATCGCACTCGAGGCGTACGGCAACGCAGCGGAGATCCAGCGCCAGCAGCACCCGGAATGCGGTCTCGCCTGGACGACGTTGGCCGGCGTCGCGGCCGTCGAGAGCAAACACGGCACGCATCACGGCACCGACATCGCGGCGAACGGGGACACCTCGCCGCCGATCCGCGGTGTGGCGCTGGACGGGACCAAGGGCAACATGCAGATCCACGACACCGACGGTGGCCGGATGGACGGTGACGCCACCCATGACCGGGCGATGGGCCCCTTCCAGTTCATCCCCGAGACCTGGAACCGATACGGCGTCGACGCCAACGGCGACGGCAAGGCCGACCCGGACAACATCGACGACGCCGCGCTGTCGGCGGCCCGCTACCTCTGTGTGTCCTCCGGTGGTGACATGACGACTCCGGAGGGCTGGGAGAACGCGGTGAAGGTCTACAACAACTCGACCCAGTACGTCCTCGACGTCCGTGACCGGGCCAACGCCTACTCGATCAACGTCCGGTACTGA